The following proteins are co-located in the Acidimicrobiia bacterium genome:
- the rplD gene encoding 50S ribosomal protein L4: MSPALKLDVRTQSGTTKGSVELPEAIFGIEPNEAVLHQVVTAQLAAARAGTHKTKTRAEVAGGGAKPWRQKGTGRARQGSIRAPHWEGGGIAHGPRPRDYAQRTPKKMVRLALRSALSDRAADGRVLVVDAWAFSEPRTKDAIAALEALDLRGGDTEGRVLLVLDRTDVNTWKSFRNLGRRVQIVVPEELNAYDILANDWLVFSQATLDTTTDRLSGTTDPGASS, encoded by the coding sequence GTGAGCCCCGCGCTGAAGCTCGACGTCCGCACGCAGAGCGGAACGACCAAGGGGAGCGTCGAGCTCCCCGAGGCCATCTTCGGTATCGAGCCGAACGAAGCGGTGCTGCACCAGGTGGTCACGGCCCAGCTCGCCGCCGCCCGTGCCGGAACGCACAAGACGAAGACCCGCGCCGAGGTGGCGGGTGGTGGCGCCAAGCCGTGGCGCCAGAAGGGCACCGGCCGTGCCCGCCAGGGCTCCATCCGTGCTCCCCACTGGGAGGGCGGCGGAATCGCCCACGGCCCCCGACCCCGCGACTACGCCCAGCGCACCCCCAAGAAGATGGTGCGCCTGGCGCTGCGCTCCGCGTTGTCCGACCGTGCCGCCGATGGCAGGGTCCTCGTCGTCGACGCCTGGGCCTTCTCCGAGCCCCGGACCAAGGACGCCATCGCCGCTCTCGAGGCGCTGGACCTTCGCGGTGGCGACACCGAGGGCCGTGTCCTGCTCGTTCTCGACCGGACCGACGTCAACACGTGGAAGTCGTTCCGGAACCTCGGCCGCAGGGTGCAGATCGTCGTGCCCGAGGAGCTCAACGCCTACGACATCCTCGCCAACGACTGGCTGGTTTTCTCGCAGGCCACCCTCGACACCACAACAGACCGTCTCTCCGGCACGACCGATCCGGGAGCGTCGTCATGA
- the rplX gene encoding 50S ribosomal protein L24 yields MKIKKGDQVEVLAGKDVGRRGEVMDVIPGKERVIVDGINVAKRHQAATRATMQGGIIDKDMPIHVSNVAIVCDSCGAPTRVGYRFDPDGAKFRICRKCGADLPDNDKRGA; encoded by the coding sequence ATGAAGATCAAGAAGGGCGATCAGGTCGAGGTCCTGGCCGGCAAGGACGTCGGCCGGCGAGGCGAGGTCATGGACGTGATCCCGGGTAAGGAACGCGTCATCGTCGACGGGATCAACGTCGCCAAGCGACACCAGGCGGCCACCCGCGCCACGATGCAGGGCGGCATCATCGACAAGGACATGCCGATCCACGTGTCGAATGTCGCCATCGTGTGCGACTCGTGCGGGGCGCCGACGCGTGTCGGCTACCGCTTCGACCCCGACGGCGCCAAGTTCCGGATCTGTCGCAAGTGTGGCGCAGACCTGCCCGACAACGACAAGAGAGGTGCCTGA
- the rpsS gene encoding 30S ribosomal protein S19 yields MPRSLKKGPFIDEHLARKVAAMNESGDKKVIKTWSRRSTLSPDMVGHTLAVHDGRKHVPVYVTESMVGHKLGEFAPTRIFRVHSGADSAG; encoded by the coding sequence ATGCCGCGCAGTCTGAAGAAGGGACCCTTCATCGACGAGCACCTCGCCAGGAAGGTCGCGGCGATGAACGAGTCGGGCGACAAGAAGGTCATCAAGACGTGGTCACGTCGTTCCACGCTGTCACCCGACATGGTCGGTCACACGTTGGCGGTCCACGACGGCCGCAAGCACGTACCCGTCTACGTCACCGAGTCGATGGTGGGTCACAAGCTGGGCGAGTTCGCGCCCACACGGATCTTCCGGGTTCACTCCGGTGCCGACAGTGCCGGCTGA
- the rplV gene encoding 50S ribosomal protein L22, whose product MAEATARARLRYLRTSPSKVRQVLDLIRGEDVDSARDILGRTDRGATEPVLKLLDSAVANAEDKLAVPEEELTIEAAYADEGPILKRWRPRARGRATRVNKRTSHVTIVLARLSEDDLARKSESDSAEGAARRRSLRRRRVEAARAEEAAADTDEAADDTTEEETDEVTEDDTGDDVVDTTESEDESADGGE is encoded by the coding sequence ATGGCTGAAGCGACCGCACGCGCCCGTCTCCGCTACCTGCGGACGTCACCGTCCAAGGTGCGACAGGTCCTCGACCTCATCCGGGGCGAGGACGTCGACAGCGCGCGCGACATCCTCGGGCGCACCGACCGTGGTGCCACCGAACCCGTCCTCAAGCTGCTCGACTCCGCTGTCGCCAATGCCGAGGACAAGCTGGCGGTTCCCGAAGAGGAGCTCACGATCGAAGCGGCGTACGCCGACGAGGGGCCCATCCTCAAGCGGTGGCGCCCACGTGCGCGTGGCCGGGCGACCCGTGTCAACAAGCGGACGTCCCACGTCACGATCGTGCTGGCCCGCCTCTCCGAGGACGATCTGGCCCGCAAGTCGGAATCCGACAGCGCCGAGGGTGCGGCCCGCCGACGCTCCCTGCGCCGTCGCCGGGTCGAGGCTGCCCGGGCCGAGGAGGCCGCGGCCGACACGGACGAGGCTGCCGACGACACGACCGAAGAAGAGACCGACGAAGTCACCGAAGACGACACCGGCGACGACGTCGTCGACACGACAGAGTCCGAGGACGAGTCCGCGGACGGGGGCGAGTAG
- the rplC gene encoding 50S ribosomal protein L3 encodes MAGKGILGRKLGMTQVWDDENRVVPVTVIQAGPCRVVQLKTPERDGYSAVQLSFGDVKEANITKPELGHLAVADAPPARHLAELRVDDLEGFEVGQTVAADVFESGDLVDVSGISKGKGFTGVMARHNFGGQPASHGAHKVHRKPGAVGACATPARVFKGQKMPGRHGNAKTTTLNLEVVEGDAERNLLLVKGSVPGPRGAVVFVRDAVKAREKSAS; translated from the coding sequence ATGGCAGGCAAGGGGATCCTCGGGCGCAAGCTCGGAATGACCCAGGTCTGGGACGACGAGAACCGGGTGGTGCCCGTCACCGTCATCCAGGCCGGGCCCTGTCGCGTCGTCCAGCTCAAGACCCCCGAGCGTGACGGCTACTCCGCTGTTCAGCTGTCCTTCGGCGACGTGAAGGAGGCGAACATCACGAAGCCCGAGCTCGGTCACCTCGCCGTGGCCGACGCACCTCCTGCCCGTCATCTCGCCGAGCTGCGCGTCGATGACCTCGAGGGGTTCGAGGTGGGCCAGACCGTCGCCGCCGACGTGTTCGAGAGCGGCGATCTCGTCGACGTCTCGGGGATCAGCAAGGGCAAGGGCTTCACCGGCGTCATGGCCCGCCACAACTTCGGGGGACAGCCGGCCAGTCACGGTGCGCACAAGGTCCACCGCAAGCCCGGAGCCGTCGGCGCCTGCGCGACGCCGGCGCGCGTGTTCAAGGGACAGAAGATGCCCGGCCGCCACGGCAACGCCAAGACCACCACCCTCAACCTCGAGGTCGTCGAAGGTGACGCCGAGCGCAACCTCCTGCTCGTGAAGGGATCCGTACCGGGCCCCCGGGGTGCGGTCGTCTTCGTCCGCGACGCCGTCAAGGCGCGCGAGAAGAGTGCGTCGTGA
- the rpsQ gene encoding 30S ribosomal protein S17, translated as MAESESTTEQSDDRSSRKIREGIVVSTRMDKTAVVAVTSRVRHRRYRKTMQRTSRLQAHDETNDANEGDRVRVAETRPLSKNKRWRIVEVLERAR; from the coding sequence ATGGCTGAGTCGGAATCCACCACCGAGCAGAGCGACGACAGGTCGTCTCGAAAGATCCGTGAGGGAATCGTGGTGTCCACCAGGATGGACAAGACCGCGGTCGTGGCGGTCACGAGCCGCGTGCGTCACCGGCGCTACCGCAAGACGATGCAGCGCACGAGTCGGCTGCAGGCCCACGACGAGACCAATGATGCGAACGAGGGTGACCGCGTGCGCGTCGCCGAGACGCGCCCGTTGTCGAAGAACAAGCGCTGGCGGATCGTCGAAGTGCTCGAACGGGCACGCTGA
- the rplF gene encoding 50S ribosomal protein L6 has translation MSRVGQAPITVPDGVDVTIAGAHVTAKGSNGTLEHDVPRGITVTLDDGTITVERGSDERSQRALHGLTRSLIANMVEGVSTGFSRELQIQGVGYRAQSKGTSVELQVGYSHPVVFEAPEGITIEVPEPTQVIVKGADKQLVGQVAADIRKVRTPEPYKGKGIRYVDEHVRRKAGKAAVGSGA, from the coding sequence ATGAGCAGAGTCGGACAAGCACCCATCACCGTTCCCGACGGCGTCGACGTCACGATCGCCGGCGCACACGTCACCGCCAAGGGGTCGAACGGCACGCTCGAGCACGACGTGCCCCGAGGGATCACAGTCACCCTCGACGACGGCACGATCACCGTCGAGCGGGGTAGCGACGAGCGCTCGCAACGCGCGCTCCACGGTCTCACGCGCTCGCTGATCGCCAACATGGTCGAAGGTGTGTCGACGGGCTTCTCCCGGGAACTCCAGATCCAGGGTGTCGGCTACCGCGCCCAGTCGAAGGGGACGTCGGTCGAGCTCCAGGTCGGTTACTCCCATCCCGTGGTCTTCGAGGCGCCCGAGGGCATCACCATCGAGGTCCCCGAGCCCACGCAGGTGATCGTCAAGGGGGCCGACAAGCAGTTGGTTGGCCAGGTCGCCGCCGACATCAGGAAGGTCCGCACGCCCGAGCCCTACAAGGGCAAGGGAATCCGCTACGTCGACGAGCACGTCCGCCGGAAGGCCGGGAAGGCCGCCGTCGGTTCGGGTGCCTGA
- the rpsH gene encoding 30S ribosomal protein S8, which translates to MSMTDPIADMLTRVRNANLRQHDDVSMPSSKVKVALADVLQKAGYVNGYTVEDEPGRPSKILTIELKYDDERRRTISGIRRVSKPGLRVYSKAHEVPRVLGGMGIAVLSTSVGLLTDGEARKRNVGGEVLCQVW; encoded by the coding sequence GTGTCGATGACCGATCCCATTGCAGATATGCTCACCCGCGTCCGCAACGCCAACCTCCGCCAGCACGATGATGTGTCGATGCCGTCGTCGAAGGTGAAGGTGGCGTTGGCCGACGTGCTCCAGAAGGCCGGCTATGTGAACGGCTACACCGTCGAGGACGAGCCCGGGCGCCCGAGCAAGATCCTCACGATCGAGCTCAAGTACGACGACGAGCGCCGGCGGACGATCTCGGGTATTCGCCGCGTCTCGAAGCCCGGCCTGCGTGTCTACTCCAAGGCACACGAGGTCCCTCGTGTCCTGGGCGGGATGGGGATCGCCGTGCTGTCCACGAGCGTCGGGCTCCTCACCGACGGCGAGGCGCGCAAGCGCAACGTCGGCGGCGAGGTCCTGTGCCAGGTCTGGTAG
- the rplP gene encoding 50S ribosomal protein L16, which yields MLMPKKTKHRKQQRGRMKGVAKGGTKVSYGDYGIQALEPCWLTNRQIEAARIAMTRFIKRGGKVWINVFPDKPVTEKPAETRMGSGKGNPENWVAVVKPGRVLFELAGVDEATAREAMRLAQHKLPIKSRFVVRQDEA from the coding sequence GTGCTAATGCCGAAGAAGACCAAGCACCGCAAGCAGCAGCGCGGGCGCATGAAGGGAGTCGCCAAGGGCGGCACGAAGGTGTCGTACGGCGACTACGGGATCCAGGCACTCGAGCCCTGCTGGCTCACGAACCGTCAGATCGAGGCCGCCCGTATCGCGATGACCCGTTTCATCAAGCGTGGAGGGAAGGTCTGGATCAACGTCTTCCCCGACAAGCCCGTCACCGAGAAGCCGGCCGAGACGCGCATGGGCTCGGGGAAGGGCAACCCGGAGAACTGGGTGGCCGTCGTGAAGCCGGGCCGTGTTCTCTTCGAGCTCGCCGGTGTCGACGAGGCGACCGCCCGGGAGGCAATGAGGCTGGCGCAGCACAAGCTGCCGATCAAGAGCCGATTCGTCGTGCGTCAGGATGAGGCGTGA
- the rplB gene encoding 50S ribosomal protein L2 has protein sequence MPPRKRKPSSPGRRFQTVADFSDLTASKPEKSLTKPKKSTGGRNSYGRITSRHRGGGHKRKYREIDFTRDKDGVPARVATIEYDPNRNARIALLHYRDGEKRYILAPVGLKVDDVLQNGHGAEIRVGNALPLRYIPVGTTVHNVELKPGGGGKLGRGAGSAIQLVAKEGNWATLRLPSTEMRRVPIDARGTVGQVGNVDAELISVGKAGRSRWKGKRPQSRGVVMNPVDHPLGGGEGKSSGGRHPVSPWGKPEGRTRKKNKKSNEQIVRRRRGRGSRR, from the coding sequence ATGCCGCCGCGCAAACGCAAGCCGTCGAGCCCCGGGCGCCGCTTCCAGACGGTGGCTGATTTCTCCGACCTCACGGCGTCCAAGCCCGAGAAGTCGCTCACCAAGCCGAAGAAGAGCACGGGTGGCCGGAACTCCTACGGCCGCATCACGTCGCGCCACCGCGGGGGCGGCCACAAGCGCAAGTATCGCGAGATCGACTTCACGCGCGACAAGGACGGCGTGCCCGCCCGTGTCGCCACCATCGAGTACGACCCCAACCGCAACGCCAGGATCGCGCTGCTCCACTACCGCGACGGCGAGAAGCGCTACATCCTGGCGCCGGTGGGCCTGAAGGTCGACGACGTACTCCAGAACGGGCACGGCGCCGAGATCCGCGTCGGGAACGCGCTCCCTCTTCGCTACATCCCCGTCGGTACCACGGTCCACAACGTGGAGCTCAAGCCCGGCGGCGGCGGCAAGCTGGGTCGGGGCGCCGGCTCGGCCATCCAGCTGGTCGCCAAGGAGGGCAACTGGGCGACCCTGCGGCTCCCCTCGACCGAGATGCGCCGTGTCCCGATCGACGCACGCGGCACGGTCGGTCAGGTCGGGAACGTCGACGCCGAGCTCATCTCCGTCGGCAAGGCCGGACGCAGCCGCTGGAAGGGAAAGCGGCCGCAGTCCCGCGGTGTCGTGATGAACCCTGTCGACCACCCCCTCGGTGGCGGAGAGGGCAAGAGCTCCGGTGGACGGCATCCGGTGTCGCCCTGGGGAAAGCCCGAAGGGCGCACCCGCAAGAAGAACAAGAAGTCGAACGAGCAGATCGTGCGACGCCGCCGCGGACGCGGTTCACGGAGGTAG
- a CDS encoding type Z 30S ribosomal protein S14 produces the protein MAKRALVNKQQRKPKFEVRRYTRCRRCGRARAVYRKFGLCRICLRELAHAGEVPGLTKASW, from the coding sequence ATGGCGAAGAGAGCACTGGTCAACAAGCAGCAGCGCAAACCCAAGTTCGAGGTCCGTCGGTACACGCGGTGTCGCCGGTGCGGGCGCGCGCGTGCGGTGTACCGCAAGTTCGGGCTGTGTCGTATCTGCCTGCGCGAGCTCGCGCATGCGGGCGAGGTGCCCGGGCTGACCAAGGCGTCGTGGTGA
- the rpmC gene encoding 50S ribosomal protein L29, which translates to MATASELRELGDDDLVQQLAEAGEELFNLRFQNATGQLDSYSRLKQVRRDVARIRTVLREREIEAAEALVEEQTDG; encoded by the coding sequence ATGGCGACCGCGAGCGAGCTCCGCGAGTTGGGCGACGACGATCTGGTTCAGCAGTTGGCCGAGGCCGGTGAGGAGCTGTTCAACCTGCGCTTCCAGAACGCCACCGGGCAACTCGACAGCTATTCCCGTTTGAAGCAGGTTCGACGCGACGTGGCCCGGATCAGGACCGTGCTGCGTGAGCGTGAGATCGAGGCCGCCGAGGCACTCGTCGAGGAGCAGACCGATGGCTGA
- the rplR gene encoding 50S ribosomal protein L18 codes for MRRDKAAGRDRRHRRVRKKIRGTAERPRLSVYRSNKHIYAQLIDDLDGRTLAAASTVEPGLRDDATGTVDAARKVGALIGERGRDAGVTRVVFDRGGFKYHGRIAGVADAARDAGLEF; via the coding sequence ATGCGACGCGACAAGGCCGCAGGACGGGACCGGCGTCACCGCCGGGTCCGCAAGAAGATCCGGGGAACCGCCGAGCGTCCGCGCCTGTCGGTGTACCGGTCGAACAAGCACATCTACGCCCAGCTGATCGACGATCTGGACGGCCGAACCCTTGCGGCGGCGTCCACCGTCGAGCCGGGGCTGCGCGACGATGCCACGGGCACGGTGGATGCCGCCCGCAAGGTCGGCGCGCTGATCGGTGAGCGGGGCAGGGACGCCGGAGTGACCCGGGTCGTGTTCGACCGCGGGGGTTTCAAGTACCACGGCCGGATCGCGGGGGTGGCCGACGCCGCTCGCGACGCCGGTCTCGAGTTCTGA
- the rplW gene encoding 50S ribosomal protein L23, with protein MSRDPRTIIQDPVVSEKSYAAFDRDVYTFNVAPDANKVEIAQAIEAIFGVRVTKVNTLNRQGKKVRDRRTGTFGQRKAQKRAIVSLAEGDSIEIFGG; from the coding sequence ATGAGCCGTGATCCGCGCACGATCATCCAGGACCCCGTCGTGTCGGAGAAGTCGTACGCGGCCTTCGACCGCGACGTCTACACCTTCAACGTGGCGCCCGACGCCAACAAGGTGGAGATCGCACAGGCCATCGAGGCGATCTTCGGTGTGCGCGTCACGAAGGTCAACACCCTCAACCGGCAGGGCAAGAAGGTCCGCGACCGCCGCACCGGGACGTTCGGGCAGCGCAAGGCACAAAAGCGCGCCATCGTGTCGCTCGCCGAGGGCGACTCCATCGAGATCTTCGGAGGCTGA
- the rplE gene encoding 50S ribosomal protein L5, translated as MVDTAPAPRLRERYRDEIRPALQTELGLGNIMEVPRLEKIVLNCGVGLATDNKALLDGAVTDLGVITGQKPQVTRAKQSIASFKLRQGNAIGARVTLRGARMWEFFDRLVSLAIPRIRDFRGMKTRSFDGAGNYTFGVTEQLIFPEIDYDSIDAVRGMDITIVTTARTNDEGRALLAALGFPFARQDA; from the coding sequence ATGGTCGATACAGCCCCGGCACCGCGCCTGCGCGAGCGCTACCGCGACGAGATCCGGCCTGCACTCCAGACAGAACTCGGTCTCGGGAACATCATGGAGGTTCCGCGCCTCGAGAAGATCGTCCTCAACTGCGGCGTGGGCCTGGCCACCGACAACAAGGCCCTCCTCGACGGGGCGGTCACCGACCTCGGCGTGATCACGGGCCAGAAGCCCCAGGTCACCCGGGCGAAGCAGTCGATCGCGAGCTTCAAGCTCCGTCAGGGGAACGCGATCGGTGCCCGCGTCACGTTGCGCGGCGCGCGGATGTGGGAGTTCTTCGACCGCCTCGTGAGTCTGGCGATCCCACGGATCCGCGACTTCCGGGGCATGAAGACCCGTTCCTTCGACGGTGCGGGCAACTACACGTTCGGTGTCACCGAGCAGTTGATCTTTCCCGAGATCGACTACGACTCGATCGACGCCGTGCGGGGAATGGACATCACCATCGTCACGACGGCTCGGACGAACGATGAAGGACGGGCGCTGCTCGCAGCACTCGGCTTCCCGTTCGCCCGCCAGGACGCGTAG
- a CDS encoding metalloregulator ArsR/SmtB family transcription factor produces the protein MDCSTRRALNEQFARIAKATAHPARLELLDLLAQGERPVDALVRETGQPTSTVSTHLRVLRQARLVETRREGNQIHYRLAGDEVSCLLAALRAVAAANLAEVSEISRDFLEERDALEPVPAADLLERVRDGEVVLVDVRPATEYRSGHIPDAVSIPLEELEERISELPAGTDIVAYCRGPYCVLAAEAVAILRRKGRRACRMADGFPEWRLAGHPVAGAAP, from the coding sequence GTGGACTGCTCGACCCGGCGCGCCCTCAACGAACAGTTCGCACGCATCGCGAAGGCGACGGCGCACCCCGCACGGCTGGAGCTCCTGGATCTCCTCGCCCAGGGGGAGAGGCCGGTGGACGCCCTGGTGCGGGAGACGGGTCAGCCGACGAGCACCGTGTCGACGCACCTGCGGGTCCTCCGGCAGGCCCGCCTGGTGGAGACCCGTCGGGAGGGGAACCAGATCCACTACCGGCTGGCCGGCGACGAGGTGTCGTGCCTGCTGGCGGCGCTCCGGGCCGTGGCCGCAGCGAACCTCGCCGAGGTTTCCGAGATCTCCCGCGACTTCCTCGAGGAGCGCGACGCACTCGAGCCCGTCCCGGCCGCCGATCTCCTGGAGCGTGTCCGCGACGGCGAGGTGGTCCTCGTCGACGTGCGCCCGGCGACCGAGTACCGCTCGGGCCACATTCCCGACGCCGTGTCGATCCCCCTGGAGGAGCTGGAGGAGAGGATCTCCGAGCTGCCCGCCGGCACCGACATCGTGGCGTACTGCCGGGGGCCCTACTGCGTGCTGGCTGCCGAGGCCGTGGCGATCCTGCGGCGCAAGGGGCGCCGGGCATGCCGGATGGCCGACGGGTTCCCCGAGTGGCGCCTGGCGGGGCACCCCGTGGCGGGCGCCGCACCCTAG
- the rpsC gene encoding 30S ribosomal protein S3: MGQKVNPYGFRLGVTTDWKSRWFADGDEYTDQLIEDWKIRDFLTTELPHAAVSRIEIERTRDRLRVDVYTARPGIVIGRRGSEADRLRAGLLKITGNPTIHFNIQEIKQPELDATLIAQGVADQLAGRVSFRRAMKRAVQTAMKAGALGVRVQCSGRLGGAEMSRTEWYREGRVPLHTLRADIDYGLAEARTTQGRIGCKVWIYKGDILPYKSASEDKITREAAMAVGETSGQTPGRKIVTAGGGKRRPAAEEVSEEQVAASDEEPGEAAPLVKEADPELEKLLAEEEEIERRTREHHEAPHFRNEE, translated from the coding sequence ATGGGTCAGAAGGTCAACCCCTACGGGTTCCGCCTTGGCGTCACCACCGACTGGAAGTCGCGCTGGTTCGCCGACGGCGACGAGTACACCGACCAGCTCATCGAGGACTGGAAGATCCGCGACTTCCTCACGACCGAGCTCCCGCACGCTGCGGTGAGCCGCATCGAGATCGAGCGCACCCGCGACCGCCTCCGCGTCGACGTCTACACGGCGCGTCCCGGCATCGTGATCGGTCGGCGGGGCTCGGAGGCCGACCGCCTCCGGGCCGGGCTCCTGAAGATCACGGGCAATCCCACGATCCACTTCAACATCCAGGAGATCAAGCAGCCCGAGCTCGACGCCACGCTGATCGCACAGGGTGTGGCCGATCAGCTCGCCGGCCGTGTGTCGTTCCGCCGTGCGATGAAGCGCGCGGTGCAGACGGCGATGAAGGCCGGCGCTCTCGGCGTCCGCGTCCAGTGCAGCGGTCGCCTGGGTGGCGCCGAGATGTCGCGTACCGAGTGGTACCGCGAGGGGCGGGTGCCGCTTCACACACTTCGCGCCGACATCGACTACGGGCTCGCTGAGGCCCGCACCACGCAGGGTCGGATCGGCTGCAAGGTCTGGATCTACAAGGGCGACATCCTCCCCTACAAGTCGGCGTCGGAGGACAAGATCACCAGGGAAGCCGCCATGGCCGTGGGCGAGACGTCGGGGCAGACCCCGGGCCGCAAGATCGTCACCGCAGGTGGCGGCAAGCGTCGGCCGGCTGCCGAGGAGGTCTCGGAGGAGCAGGTCGCCGCGTCCGACGAGGAGCCGGGAGAGGCGGCACCTCTCGTCAAGGAGGCCGACCCCGAGCTCGAGAAGCTCCTCGCCGAAGAGGAGGAGATCGAGCGCCGCACCCGCGAGCACCACGAAGCCCCCCACTTCAGGAACGAAGAATGA
- the rplN gene encoding 50S ribosomal protein L14, with amino-acid sequence MIQQESRLKVADNSGAREVLCIKVLGGTRRRYAGIGDEFVATVKDAVPGAAVKKGEVVRCVVVRTRKERRRSDGSYIRFDENAAVLINEQRQPRGTRIFGPVGRELRDRRFMRIISLAPEVI; translated from the coding sequence ATGATCCAGCAGGAGAGCAGGCTCAAGGTCGCCGACAACTCCGGTGCCCGCGAGGTCCTGTGCATCAAGGTGCTCGGAGGAACACGGCGCCGCTACGCGGGTATCGGCGACGAGTTCGTCGCGACCGTGAAGGACGCCGTACCCGGAGCCGCCGTCAAGAAGGGCGAGGTGGTGCGGTGCGTGGTCGTTCGTACCCGCAAGGAACGCCGCCGTTCCGACGGCAGCTACATCCGTTTCGACGAGAACGCGGCCGTGCTCATCAACGAGCAGCGCCAGCCGCGTGGCACCCGCATCTTCGGCCCCGTCGGGCGCGAGCTACGCGATCGTCGGTTCATGCGGATCATCTCGCTCGCCCCGGAGGTCATCTGA